CAAAAGCTCATTAggttacacatgcacacattaaagCTGTTGTACCTTCATACATTAGTAGGGTATGTCACCACTTTGCTTTTATCATgaagctctgtttttttttttcttcatttctagATTTCTCCAGCACCTACAAGCCAGAGTCCCAAGAAGCCCAAGGACCCTCTGGCAGAACTTGACCTCAAGGACTTCTTATAACGCCCCAGGTAGGAGGAACATTCCTGTTGTAATGATTGTTACATCCTAGCTGATGATACGTTATTTAATCTATTTGCCGCGACAAGGCATTACAGTGTCTGTTTCTTGTCTTCCAGCTTCTTTCTTCTCCAGTGCAGGGCCCTCTCGACTTTTACCTGGTGTCAGTCAACATCTCCGGATGCCAGCGATTTCCAGCTACTCAACCTTACAAGAGCCTCTTTCCTCCACCCTGCCCATCAACAACCCCACCTTTCTCCTGTGTGATGTCGTAGCACAAACTGTGAAAGTGAACCATAGCGGattacatatataaatatatgaggaaaaaaaacaaacaaacaaacaaaaaaaaaaacaaaaatgtgtgctCATGTCGATGTACTAATCTTTTGtctaaacaaaaccacaaaaccctgacaaaaaaaaaaagtccacaaAAGTAAGTGAGAGCAAGTGAAGGCGTACGTGTTTAGATTCCTTTCTAGTGTTGAGTTGAATGATTGACGTGTATTGGTTTCCTAAGCTCCGCTCACCGTCCACATATTTGTCCCCTGCCTCCTTGTGAAGAGGGAGGAGCTCTTCTTTGTGCCACTCTGATTGGATGGGGGTGGTAAACGAAGCCCTGGTAGATTTTCAGAGaaacatgttgtgtgttgtttacaGAGAGGTCCTCTTTGATGTACATAGATTTCTCTAGTGAGGATTATGTCTCTTGATGTATGTCTGTTAAAgagaaatataaatgtgaatCTGACATGAAGTTGTAAGAAGTCGTGTGAGTATCCTTCTATTTCCCGTCATCATTAGAAAGTATTTGGAAACAAATATGACAACTGCTACTGTATATTAAGAAACAACTTCTACAGGCTCTTCAATCATACAAGACCAGCAAGTgatccctttttcttttttttttttttttgtattgtttagtttcttttttaactcGTGGCTTATTTTTCTATGTTGTCTTCTTGTTCTATGTTATTTACATGCGCTGTTTCTTTTAGAATAATCCTTTAGTCTGCTGTTCATATTTGCTGGCATTACTATTAAAGAACATATCTCACAACGTAGTTGCAGAGAGAAGGCTCGACTTATTCATCATAGAGGTGACAGTCCTGAAATATAACTGTACAACCGTCTGTGTCTACCTGCAGTTGTAACATTTCCCTCTTGCCTGTGCTTTCATTTATAATGTTAAACCCGGTCACTaggtttattttacattacggttattttgtgtttaataagCTATTTCATTGCCATGCCCAACTCTATGTTCTGGGTTTTATAGTTGAAATCAAATCACCAGTGCATCTCTGTACCTGATAACAAAGAATAGCACATAAGCAATGTGGTCCACCAGCAGGAAGGAGTTATGTGGATTTTCTTGCTCTGCACTGTGACCAGAAAAGGCCATAATAAAAATTCCTAGTCAGGATCAAGTTAAAGGTGCCCTGTCAAGTTATCCTCTCATTGTCTCATTATAAAAATCAGGGGCCCAGACACCTCTAGGCACCTTTAATTTCTGTGTTATTAGTCTAGTAGACTCAGTGCTGTTGGACTAAATCTAGTTAAAACGTCACTGCTGCTTTCAAAGTTTCAATCACATTAAGTTATTCGAACAAATTACTTAAATTAAAACCATTCATCTAATTTGGTCActtgaaaaaacataaatagatttgaagaaataaaattaGCTTTGATTGCTGCCAATCATTTGATAGCTGCAGACATTTCTCCTATTCACAGTTGAACTTATGTAATAGTGGATGTGGCCACATGGGAGCAATGAGTACAAATTCCCACTGGAGGTCACTGTCTAATCTATCAACCATGATCTTATTCCCGACAAGCATCTTTACAAAAAGCACTTGTGTTCCTGCTACTGCTCTCAAATGGAATCCGTTTGTGTTCGGTGTTGACGTGTTACGATAGCATAGGACACCTGTCCCCAGTCCTTATACTCTGTTCGTTGTCATTTCAGTGGACCGTTGAAGCAGTGGGTTGTGTCAGCTACGATTTAGGGAAAATAAAGGGAgattattaacatttttcaaattgtatttttgtttagttgaaaatttattttagttatgaTGGCCCTCCCCAGTGCATGTAAGCCCTTTGagatgcaataaataaaatgatggatTAAAGTGTCTGCTTACTTCTGTGGCTTttgtgcagcaacaacaaagttGGATAAAGAGATATTCAAAACAAGCTGAAAGACAATAAAAACGTAACACAAGTAGTAATCTTGGTTTAATGGTTGGTAGTTTTCAATCTGCAGGTATTTGGTATTCAAATAGATTCTTGTATGAATTTTTGGAACATTAGCAACATGAAAAGTCAAAAAGATCACAGATTTAAAAGTGTTATTCTATAACAACATTGTTTGCTAATCTTATCTAACCCTTAGATTTAGAGAAATCTAAACAGCTCAAGTAAATTGTTGACTGGTTCATTCCTATCTTAACATAACATAACCCAAATATGTAGCCTCACATTAAATACATAGTTACAGTACTAGgctaaaaaatatatttaaaaaattctCCCTCCCCCCTCAAAAAAGTTTACAATTCCATAAATTAGCACCACGTTTTCTGGATAAGCACCAATATCATTATGTGCACAACAATGAAAccacatttcactgtgttgcaggaacagagaaacaaattgTAAAATTCATAAGCGAGAAAGATCGTCTATCCAGGATCCATAAGGACCCTTTCActaatgagacagaaaatagTCTTATTTAAAAGGGTTAGAGTAGTAAAACAAACTCAAACTTCTAGATATACACAATGCGAAACATCAGATCATTCATTAACAACAATAATCTCCTTATCTGTATAGAGTTCCTCTGTAAGAcagaacttttatttttcctggGTTTTTCGTCAAAGCCAATGCACCTGTTCTGCTTTGCAGTGGTGGAGAAGTCTCTCCACATTAAAAGCCTTTCTAGATTATTACTAATAATACAACAGGGCTTTGCTGACAAACATTTCACTATACACATTTCTGTATGTCTTTTTGTAAAGAGtctaaataaaaagtaaaattgcAGATCTGAATCTGtaaatacatacatgttttttttttctgaattacTTTTTAGCAAATAAATTAGATAAGCTGGAAGGCCACAGTTCTCTTGATGCGTTGACAAGttcctgttgttgtcaacaCTGAGGTTTAGGGACGAGTATAGGTAAGGTGTCCCGTGTACAGAGGTGGTCACAGGGATGGTAGTGAGATCTTGCTTAAAGGGGGATCTTGTGTTGTCTTAGGCTAACTGGCACTCACTTGAGTCCCCGTGGACCCAGTAGCAGATCTGAGCATATTTGAGGGGTGTTATCCTCACTGCCACGTTGTAATCCTGTTGCATCCCGTTCCCGTCTACATCCACCCACTGGTGACCAGAGAAAACCCCAATGATCTTCCTCTTCCACTTCTTCTTGCCAGGTTCTTTGAGGCGGATGTAGACCCCTGAACCGCTGGATCCAGGTTTGGCATCGCAGTACTGATAGAGCAAATCCTTGGACTCCTCGGACACAGAGCAGAACCGGTAGACCAAGTTTCCAGGCCGGTCATCATCGAAGCCAGAGAAGTGGATCCTCCCAGCAGGGAGCTTCTTGACTGAGGGTATAACACCCAGATCCATGTGCTTGACTTTTGGGGACTTCTTCAGTTCAAGAATAGCATAGTCATAATCAGCTGCCAGTCCATCAGACACACCTTTGAACCAACCTTTAGGAACCTGGGTCTTCTTGACCTTGGTCCACTTAAATGATGGCTTCTCTGGTTCTACACTGCGGCGACTGCGGTTCTTCCTGCCTTTACCTTTTCCTTTACGATCCCCTTTCTCATTGTTCTCTTCCCTTTCCTCCACGTCCTCTTTacctttctctccctttctccttcttcctcgtcctcctctCCCTTTGCCTCCTTTCCCCCTTCTGGACTTGTCTTTCAGAATACCAACACGTAACTTGTCAAACCCCTCTAAATAATCCTTTCCATCGTGAATGCAGTGGGCAGCGGTCAGGACGTGTTTATGTGATACCAGAACTCCAGAACATCCTGTGGAGATCTTCACGGAGGTGGAGAAGGGATATTTGGTGGAGTACTGCTTATCAGAGATGGTGAATCGGGTGTCTGTGCCATACACCTCCCGTTTGTGGCGCGAGTTGGATGAGATGTTTCTAGAAAAGGCAGTCACCTCACTGAGACCTTGCACAGAAACTGAGGTATATGTGCGCGTACCATTCTCATAGACTGTCTCGTAGGACAGCAACTGCTCCAGGTCATCCAGAGAAGGTGAAGGGAGGCGATCCTGACATTCAATCCCACAGGTTCCACTCAGTTCCGATTGAAAATGAGCTGAGAATTTGGGCGCGCTGAGAGGCACAGTTCGTCTTTTCCTTACAAGAGGCATCTTCCATTGTGGCCATGTATACTCATCATCGACCGCATTTCCCTCTGCAGCTACAGCCGCAACCACAGCCAGCACCGTCACTGGGAGAAGGACACACAGGGGTATGGGACCCATTTTTAAGTTGGGCCTGgctctgaaaaataaagaataacaCATAGACTTAGGAATAATTTTCCAGACGACCTAGCTGATGTTTTCAATTCACTTCTTCTGTGTTGACATTGAGAGAAATTTGTTCACAACTTTTGAATAGATCACAGTGAAAAGAGCCTGGAGAGATGATGGTACTCACTGGAGAGTAGAGGAATGAAAGTCAGTAGGACCTAGATGGAGTGTGTGCATAAACGAGAGAGAAGGGGGTTAAATGGTGCAAAGGGTGGAcaggtgaaggtggaggagtTTAAATAACTCATCTCTAAGTGTGGTAGAGAAGTGATGAAGAGAGTATAGgcagggaggagagagtgagaagagTGTCAGGGATGATCTGTGATAAGAAGGTATTTGCAAGAGATGGAAGGTCTACAGGGCAGCAGCTGTGTTGTATGGACCGGAGACAGTGGAACTGACAGGAAGTGAAGCAGGAGGTGGCAGAGTTAAAGATGCTGACATATTGTGATGAGGAATGAGTATGTTAGAGGGAAGGGGCATGTAGAAGAGTTTGGAGACAAAATCAGAGAGTGAGTCTGCCATGGGGAAGAGGGTTGTGAATGACATTGAGAGCCGAATGCTGAGGATTGGGggctgccaggcaggaggagaggatgaaGGCGAAACATGAGGTTCATGGACATGGAAGATGGAgtgaacagagagagatggagatgattGATCCCCAGTGGTGACATCTAAAGGGAGCAGCccaaagaagaaggagaggaagatgaCCAAATACTACAAAAATGTAATTCCCATCAGCCTTTGCTGTATTTTGTGTCTAGAACTAATTTGCAAAAGGTTGCATGTTAACCTGCTAAACTAAGATGATTAATATGGAAAACATTAACCGATGTTAATCTACTCCACTCTAAACATAAGTTCAGCCTCGCAGTCCTGCTGGCGTGGCAGTAGACTAAGAGACTAAGTTTTGTAAAACCATATGTTTCAATATCACTTCTGCCTTCATTTTAATGTCTAAGCGAGCTCAGCCTGTTGTTGAACTTGGTGTGTCCTTCACTTCAGTATAAGCACATGTTATTAGCTCAGCAGCAACCGAAAATCTAAAAGTTTATTTTGTGAGGGTGATGATTCAGTGTCAAAGAAACCACTAAACACCTTTATTTAGTCAAATGACATACAGCACCGGACAGCTTGGAACCGGAAAGCTCAGCAAACAGCCTTTAATCAGCTTTTAGTTATGTGTTAATGTGGGAAGACTCTTTCTTTGAACTGAGAGGGTCTTCAGTTTCAGCGTTGAGGTCCCTGTGTCTTATTTGCCTCAGTGTACCCCAGAATGTTTGAAACCTTTACTGGGTCCAGAGCTCTAGACTACTACAAGGGCAGCTCAGAGGTTTGTATCAGTATCGGTCACAGTCACGTTTGAAGTGCCCAATTCCTTAAAATGCTGAAGTTTGCAGAAAAAGATTGGTGTCATTGTTGGGAAAGAGAAATATTCTTGAGTTCTTACAAGACTCTATAGTTTATACATTAGCTGTGTGGTTAAGAGGAGATTTATGTCCTCTGAGTCTTTCTGGAGGCTGCGggcagagggaaggagaggatgAACCCTGGTCCTCTGAACGGGCTGAGACAGTGGCTTGGAGGTTTGCCACAATGGTTAACCTCCTCCTTCA
This genomic stretch from Anabas testudineus chromosome 16, fAnaTes1.2, whole genome shotgun sequence harbors:
- the prss35 gene encoding inactive serine protease 35 isoform X1, producing MASTLFLATENPFYTSHPTSLLFIARARPNLKMGPIPLCVLLPVTVLAVVAAVAAEGNAVDDEYTWPQWKMPLVRKRRTVPLSAPKFSAHFQSELSGTCGIECQDRLPSPSLDDLEQLLSYETVYENGTRTYTSVSVQGLSEVTAFSRNISSNSRHKREVYGTDTRFTISDKQYSTKYPFSTSVKISTGCSGVLVSHKHVLTAAHCIHDGKDYLEGFDKLRVGILKDKSRRGKGGKGRGGRGRRRKGEKGKEDVEEREENNEKGDRKGKGKGRKNRSRRSVEPEKPSFKWTKVKKTQVPKGWFKGVSDGLAADYDYAILELKKSPKVKHMDLGVIPSVKKLPAGRIHFSGFDDDRPGNLVYRFCSVSEESKDLLYQYCDAKPGSSGSGVYIRLKEPGKKKWKRKIIGVFSGHQWVDVDGNGMQQDYNVAVRITPLKYAQICYWVHGDSSECQLA
- the prss35 gene encoding inactive serine protease 35 isoform X2, giving the protein MGPIPLCVLLPVTVLAVVAAVAAEGNAVDDEYTWPQWKMPLVRKRRTVPLSAPKFSAHFQSELSGTCGIECQDRLPSPSLDDLEQLLSYETVYENGTRTYTSVSVQGLSEVTAFSRNISSNSRHKREVYGTDTRFTISDKQYSTKYPFSTSVKISTGCSGVLVSHKHVLTAAHCIHDGKDYLEGFDKLRVGILKDKSRRGKGGKGRGGRGRRRKGEKGKEDVEEREENNEKGDRKGKGKGRKNRSRRSVEPEKPSFKWTKVKKTQVPKGWFKGVSDGLAADYDYAILELKKSPKVKHMDLGVIPSVKKLPAGRIHFSGFDDDRPGNLVYRFCSVSEESKDLLYQYCDAKPGSSGSGVYIRLKEPGKKKWKRKIIGVFSGHQWVDVDGNGMQQDYNVAVRITPLKYAQICYWVHGDSSECQLA